From one Catenuloplanes nepalensis genomic stretch:
- a CDS encoding ABC transporter permease — MSLPDVARVGAAGLVTRPLRAFLAAAGIAIGVAAMVAVVGISASSRAGVERDLAAIGTNLLTAAPGQTFGGEPARLPDEAVEMAGRVDGVTGASATGRLDVAVYRSDLMPVGETNGLGVLAARTDLLGPVGGALAYGSWLNQVTLRGPAVVLGAEAARLLGVHRVDADVRLWLSNRWFVVVGVLRPAPLAPELDTAVLVGWPAAETLLGFDGGIGTVYVRTDPDRVTDVRALLARAVAPAHPNEVLVERPSDALLAQAVTDRALTGLLLGLGAVALLVGGVGVANTMIVSVLERRAEVGLRRALGATRAQIRTQFLVESLLLSALGGAAGILSGAAVTGAYAWFRDWPPAVPVWAQAAGLAVTVLIGGVAGLYPAVRAARLPPTEALSVP; from the coding sequence ATGTCCCTGCCGGACGTGGCCCGGGTGGGCGCGGCCGGGCTCGTCACCCGGCCGCTGCGCGCGTTCCTGGCCGCGGCCGGCATCGCGATCGGCGTCGCCGCCATGGTGGCCGTGGTCGGCATCTCCGCGTCGAGCCGGGCCGGGGTGGAGCGGGACCTGGCCGCGATCGGCACGAACCTGCTCACGGCCGCGCCGGGCCAGACGTTCGGCGGTGAGCCGGCGCGACTGCCGGACGAGGCGGTCGAGATGGCCGGCCGGGTCGACGGCGTCACCGGGGCTTCCGCGACCGGGCGGCTGGACGTGGCCGTCTATCGCTCCGACCTGATGCCGGTGGGGGAGACCAACGGGCTCGGGGTGTTGGCCGCCCGCACCGACCTGCTCGGGCCGGTGGGTGGCGCGCTCGCCTACGGCTCCTGGCTCAACCAGGTGACGCTGCGTGGTCCGGCGGTCGTGCTCGGTGCGGAGGCGGCGCGGCTGCTCGGCGTCCACCGGGTCGATGCGGACGTCCGGCTGTGGCTCAGCAACCGCTGGTTCGTCGTGGTGGGGGTGCTCCGGCCGGCCCCGCTCGCGCCGGAGCTGGACACCGCGGTCCTGGTCGGCTGGCCGGCCGCGGAGACGCTGCTGGGTTTCGACGGCGGCATCGGCACGGTCTACGTCCGTACGGACCCGGACCGGGTCACGGACGTGCGGGCGCTGCTGGCCCGCGCGGTCGCCCCGGCCCACCCCAACGAGGTCCTGGTGGAACGGCCGTCCGACGCGCTTCTCGCCCAGGCGGTCACCGATCGTGCGCTGACCGGGCTGCTGCTCGGGCTCGGCGCGGTCGCGCTCCTGGTCGGCGGCGTCGGGGTGGCCAACACGATGATCGTGTCGGTGCTCGAACGCCGGGCCGAGGTGGGGCTGCGCCGCGCGCTCGGCGCCACCAGGGCGCAGATCCGCACCCAGTTCCTCGTGGAGTCACTGCTGCTGTCCGCGCTGGGCGGCGCGGCCGGGATCCTGTCGGGCGCGGCCGTGACCGGGGCATACGCCTGGTTCCGGGACTGGCCGCCGGCCGTGCCCGTCTGGGCGCAGGCCGCCGGTCTCGCGGTCACCGTGCTGATCGGCGGGGTGGCGGGCCTCTATCCCGCGGTGCGCGCGGCCCGTCTGCCACCGACGGAGGCGCTCAGCGTGCCGTAG